The following is a genomic window from Devosia neptuniae.
GAGGTCGGCTAGCGTTTGCGGCGTGCCGTGGCGGGCCAGGTAGGATTTGGCGGCGTAGAGGCCCAGGCGATAATCGGTGAGTTTGCGGGCGACCAGGCGCCCCTCGCGGGGGCGCTCGAGGGTGACGGCGATGTCGGCTTCGCGGCGGGAGAGCGAGAAGGCGCGGGGGACGGGGACCAGTTCGATGCGCAAGCCCTGATGCCGTTCGGTGAGCTGGCCGATGCGCGGGGCCAGGAAAGCGACGCCGAAGCCGTCGGGCGCGCCGACGCGGACTATGCCTTCGATGGCGCTATCGGCCCCGGCGGTCTGGCTGGCGGCGAGCATGGCGCTTTCCATGGCTTCGGCGTGGGCGAGGAAGCGTTCGCCGGCGCCGGAGAGGTCCGAGCCATTGGTTTTGCGGGTGAAGAGCGTGCTGCCCAGGGCGGTTTCGAGTGCGGTAAGGCGGCGGGCGACGGTGGCGTGATTGAGGCCCAGGCTGCGTGCAGCACCCAGGATCTGGCCGTGGCGGGCGACGGCTAGGAATATCCGGACATCGTCCCAGTTCACGGTGCTTCAACTCCTGCACAGCAGATGCGAAATCTATCGCGTTGAGTTGCGTGGATTATAGCGCGAAGACTGCTCTCACAACAAGGGAGAGCCTTATGCGCATTATCGGCCATTTCATCGACGGCGTGGAAACAGCGGGCGAGAGCAAGCAATTTCAGGATGTGTTCAATCCGGCGACGGGTGATGTGCAGGCGCAGGTGGCGCTGGCCAATGCGGCTGATCTCAATGCAGCGGTAGCGTCGGCGGCAGCGGCGCAGCCCAAGTGGGCGGCGACCAATCCGCAGCGGCGGGCGCGGGTGTTTTTCAATTTCGTGGCGCTGATCAATCGCGACATGGACGAGCTCGCCACCCTGCTCAGCACCGAGCATGGCAAGACGGTGGATGACGCCAAGGGCGACATCCTGCGCGGGCTGGAAGTGGCGGAATTTGTGGCCGGGGCGCCGCATCTGCTCAAGGGTGAGTTCACCGAAGGGGCCGGGCCGGGGATCGATATGTATTCGATGCGCCAGCCGGTAGGGATCGGGGCGGGCATCACTCCGTTCAACTTCCCGGCGATGATCCCGCTCTGGATGCTGGCGCCGGCCGTTGCGGCGGGCAATGCGTTTATTCTCAAGCCCTCCGAGCGTGACCCATCAGTGCCGGTGCGGCTGGCGCAGCTGGCGCTGGAGGCGGGCCTGCCCAAGGGCATCCTCAATGTCGTGCATGGCGGCAAGTCGGTGGTCGATGGGATATTGGCGCATGACGATATTGCGGCTGTGTCCTTTGTCGGCTCGACCCCGATTGCCCGGTATGTCTATGGCACGGCGGCGGCGAACGGGAAGCGTGTGCAGGCTTTTGGCGGCGCCAAGAACCACATGATCATCATGCCGGATGCCGATATCGAAAAGGCGGCCGATGCGCTGATGGGGGCTGGTTTTGGCTCGGCGGGCGAGCGCTGCATGGCCGTATCGGTGGCGGTGCCAGTGGGCGAAGCAACGGCGGACCGGATCGTTGCGGCGCTCAAGCCGCGCATCGAAAAGCTCAAGGTTGGGCCGGCGACGGACAAGGCCAGCGAAATGGGCCCGGTGATCACCAAGGCGGCCAAGGAGCGGATTCTGGGCCTCGTGGAAAAGGGCGTGGAGCAGGGGGCGACGCTGGCCGTGGACGGCCGGGGTTTCAGCCTCCAGGGCTATGAAGACGGCTATTTTGTTGGGCCGACGCTGTTCGACAATGTCACCGCCGAGATGGATATCTACAAGGAAGAGATTTTCGGGCCGGTGCTGTCTGTGGTGCGCTCCAAGACCTATGAGGATGCGCTCAAGCTGACCATGGACAATCCCTATGGCAATGGCACGGCGATC
Proteins encoded in this region:
- a CDS encoding LysR family transcriptional regulator, with the protein product MNWDDVRIFLAVARHGQILGAARSLGLNHATVARRLTALETALGSTLFTRKTNGSDLSGAGERFLAHAEAMESAMLAASQTAGADSAIEGIVRVGAPDGFGVAFLAPRIGQLTERHQGLRIELVPVPRAFSLSRREADIAVTLERPREGRLVARKLTDYRLGLYAAKSYLARHGTPQTLADLSSHHLVGYVDDLLFSASLDYTSAFLPDWHSTLSVSTAMGQTEAVRAGAGIGILHGFMAEGDPNLVPVLPEHSLTRAYWTVVHEDLRALRRVGIVAEFLAEIVAKDRGIFA
- a CDS encoding CoA-acylating methylmalonate-semialdehyde dehydrogenase, yielding MRIIGHFIDGVETAGESKQFQDVFNPATGDVQAQVALANAADLNAAVASAAAAQPKWAATNPQRRARVFFNFVALINRDMDELATLLSTEHGKTVDDAKGDILRGLEVAEFVAGAPHLLKGEFTEGAGPGIDMYSMRQPVGIGAGITPFNFPAMIPLWMLAPAVAAGNAFILKPSERDPSVPVRLAQLALEAGLPKGILNVVHGGKSVVDGILAHDDIAAVSFVGSTPIARYVYGTAAANGKRVQAFGGAKNHMIIMPDADIEKAADALMGAGFGSAGERCMAVSVAVPVGEATADRIVAALKPRIEKLKVGPATDKASEMGPVITKAAKERILGLVEKGVEQGATLAVDGRGFSLQGYEDGYFVGPTLFDNVTAEMDIYKEEIFGPVLSVVRSKTYEDALKLTMDNPYGNGTAIFTQNGDAARDFASRVNVGMVGINVPVPVPLAYHSFGGWKASAFGDLNQHGMDSIKFWTRTKTVTSRWPSGIKDGAEFQMPTMK